One stretch of Burkholderia sp. NRF60-BP8 DNA includes these proteins:
- a CDS encoding ferritin-like domain-containing protein — MNDTLTVMQDTADIRWSMPVDALMSNDYALREEALNRLYEKAKAAQWDVATDVDWRHDLDPANPLGMPDPTLLIYGTELWGKLADADKREVRHHAQGWLLSQILHGEQAALICASKLASAESGLSARLCAAAQMMDEARHVEAYAKLVNEKLDVSYPMSRSLKGLLHDTITSSALDMTNLGMQVLVEGIALSIFQSVVAYSTDPFVKDLFLRIQRDEARHFAVGRITLCRVYAEMSAHELREREEFVCEGAAVLYEHLCADDIWEPMGLSKRECSAMVRESPVSSSIRRSIFRRLVPTIREMGLLTPTVQATFEKLDVLDYAAMPLN; from the coding sequence ATGAATGACACGCTTACCGTGATGCAGGACACGGCCGATATCCGCTGGTCGATGCCCGTCGATGCGCTGATGTCGAACGACTACGCGCTGCGCGAAGAGGCGCTGAACCGGCTGTACGAGAAGGCGAAGGCCGCGCAGTGGGATGTCGCGACCGACGTCGACTGGCGCCACGACCTCGACCCGGCGAATCCGCTCGGCATGCCCGACCCGACGCTCCTGATCTACGGTACCGAGCTGTGGGGCAAGCTCGCGGACGCCGACAAGCGCGAGGTGCGCCATCACGCGCAGGGCTGGCTGCTGTCGCAGATCCTGCACGGCGAGCAGGCCGCGCTGATCTGCGCGTCGAAGCTCGCGTCGGCCGAGAGCGGCCTGAGCGCGCGCCTGTGCGCGGCCGCGCAGATGATGGACGAAGCGCGCCACGTCGAGGCGTACGCGAAGCTCGTCAACGAGAAGCTCGACGTCAGCTACCCGATGAGCCGCTCGCTGAAGGGACTGCTGCACGACACGATCACGAGCAGCGCGCTCGACATGACGAACCTCGGGATGCAGGTGCTCGTCGAGGGCATCGCGCTGTCGATCTTCCAGAGCGTCGTCGCGTACAGCACCGATCCGTTCGTCAAGGACCTGTTCTTGCGGATCCAGCGCGACGAGGCGCGTCACTTCGCGGTCGGCCGGATCACGCTGTGCCGCGTGTACGCGGAAATGAGCGCGCACGAGCTGCGCGAGCGCGAGGAATTCGTCTGCGAAGGCGCGGCCGTGCTGTACGAACACCTGTGCGCGGACGACATCTGGGAACCGATGGGGCTGTCGAAGCGCGAATGCAGCGCGATGGTGCGCGAATCGCCGGTGTCGAGCTCGATCCGCCGCTCGATCTTCCGGCGCCTCGTGCCGACGATCCGCGAGATGGGCCTGCTCACGCCGACCGTGCAGGCGACCTTCGAAAAGCTCGACGTCCTCGACTACGCGGCGATGCCGCTCAACTGA
- a CDS encoding 3-oxoacyl-ACP synthase → MTMPSSHASRDAGFWIGIDAVAYELPGPPVDIEAWAAERDYPAQRAAAIAQSGSRYFHMALDTSETDLAIAAVGRLLDTARVHPSDVGAIVHVHTQQFSVPPAPRSLPHEVAAQFGIEPLWLGSVAQLNCVSVAAGIETVRALMRRHPQLDAALVVSSDRVYGEDYRMRQMTGVQCDGAAAMLIARNSTKNRLGGIAIETHAKWHRGSDTVAANEADLIMMEWPYTRRAIDAAVALEPHALDAYDLVLPHNADLPGWNALCRAMRVPAERLYAENIHARGHACCSDFPINLADVGLDAVARGRRVLGVMQSNCGAYAAATLHPVGRHDA, encoded by the coding sequence ATGACGATGCCCTCCTCCCACGCATCCCGCGACGCCGGCTTCTGGATCGGCATCGACGCAGTGGCCTACGAGCTGCCGGGCCCGCCCGTCGATATCGAGGCCTGGGCCGCCGAACGCGACTATCCGGCGCAGCGGGCGGCCGCGATCGCGCAGTCGGGTAGCCGCTATTTCCATATGGCGCTCGACACGAGCGAGACCGATCTCGCGATCGCGGCCGTCGGCCGGCTGCTCGACACCGCGCGCGTGCATCCGTCCGACGTCGGCGCGATCGTGCACGTGCACACGCAGCAGTTCAGCGTGCCGCCGGCGCCGCGCAGCCTGCCGCATGAAGTGGCCGCGCAGTTCGGCATCGAGCCGCTGTGGCTCGGCTCCGTCGCGCAACTGAACTGCGTGTCGGTCGCGGCCGGCATCGAGACCGTGCGCGCGCTGATGCGCCGCCATCCGCAGCTCGATGCGGCGCTCGTCGTGTCGTCCGACCGCGTGTACGGCGAGGATTACCGGATGCGGCAGATGACGGGCGTGCAGTGCGACGGCGCGGCCGCGATGCTGATCGCGCGCAACAGCACGAAGAACCGGCTCGGCGGCATCGCGATCGAGACGCACGCGAAATGGCATCGCGGTTCGGACACCGTCGCCGCGAACGAGGCCGACCTGATCATGATGGAGTGGCCGTACACGCGCCGCGCGATCGACGCGGCCGTCGCGCTCGAGCCGCATGCGCTCGACGCATACGATCTCGTGCTGCCGCACAACGCCGACCTGCCCGGCTGGAACGCGCTGTGCCGCGCGATGCGCGTGCCGGCCGAGCGGCTGTATGCGGAAAACATCCATGCGCGCGGTCACGCGTGCTGTTCGGACTTTCCGATCAACCTGGCCGACGTGGGGCTCGATGCGGTCGCGCGCGGCCGGCGCGTGCTCGGCGTGATGCAGTCGAACTGCGGCGCGTATGCAGCCGCCACGCTTCATCCGGTGGGTCGCCATGACGCCTGA
- a CDS encoding PLP-dependent decarboxylase, with protein sequence MTPERPLPPAGDHAWIADLRTPCYVYEPDVAIARYRSLKARLGTRLIVSLKANPNQDMLARCAHAYEDGVELASRGELDAVIGRIKTPRYLNNPAMDEMFMRAGLASRCHFVLDNPDAVARFVPLAHEAAAGGSTPGAVLLRVNAGALAGVHARSLWHDHFGMTPNEAHDAVRTLAAAGLPVAGLHVFSGPHSFIRQDATQPDTLVLPELLAALARDLAPANGAPLGALSLGGGFADDHPGDAAFERYAAALAPLAGRYSPAHESGRAIFADAGVFATRVVAVKAWQDRTIAVCDGGLSHAFLLAQTESVMRRLATPSLVRLAPAPVPRGVPTLYVGSTCSRADVIGRADTGAPPQVGDIAVFARCGAYHRTYSMAHFLSHEAAHVYVRPA encoded by the coding sequence ATGACGCCTGAACGCCCGCTTCCGCCCGCCGGCGATCACGCCTGGATCGCCGACCTGCGTACGCCGTGCTACGTGTACGAGCCGGACGTCGCGATCGCCCGCTACCGGTCGCTGAAGGCGCGGCTCGGCACGCGGCTGATCGTGTCGCTGAAGGCGAACCCGAACCAGGACATGCTCGCGCGCTGCGCGCATGCGTACGAGGACGGCGTCGAACTCGCGAGCCGCGGCGAGCTCGACGCTGTGATCGGCCGGATCAAGACGCCGCGTTACCTGAACAATCCGGCGATGGACGAGATGTTCATGCGCGCGGGGCTCGCGTCGCGCTGCCATTTCGTGCTCGACAACCCGGACGCGGTCGCGCGTTTCGTGCCGCTCGCGCACGAAGCGGCGGCGGGCGGCAGCACGCCCGGCGCGGTGCTGCTGCGCGTGAATGCCGGCGCACTGGCGGGCGTCCACGCGCGCTCGCTGTGGCACGACCACTTCGGGATGACGCCGAACGAGGCGCACGACGCGGTGCGCACGCTCGCGGCCGCCGGCCTGCCCGTGGCCGGGCTGCACGTGTTCTCCGGCCCGCATTCGTTCATCCGCCAGGACGCGACGCAGCCCGACACGCTCGTGCTGCCCGAATTGCTCGCGGCGCTGGCCCGCGATCTCGCGCCGGCCAACGGTGCGCCGCTCGGCGCGCTGAGCCTCGGCGGCGGCTTTGCCGACGATCATCCGGGCGATGCCGCGTTCGAACGCTATGCCGCCGCGCTCGCGCCGCTGGCCGGCCGGTATTCGCCCGCGCACGAATCCGGCCGCGCGATCTTCGCCGATGCGGGCGTGTTCGCGACGCGCGTCGTCGCGGTGAAGGCGTGGCAGGACCGCACGATCGCCGTCTGCGACGGCGGCCTGTCGCATGCGTTCCTGCTCGCGCAGACCGAATCGGTGATGCGCCGCCTGGCCACGCCGTCGCTCGTGCGCCTCGCACCCGCGCCGGTCCCTCGCGGCGTGCCGACGCTCTACGTCGGCAGCACCTGCAGCCGCGCGGACGTGATCGGCCGCGCCGACACGGGCGCGCCGCCCCAGGTCGGCGACATCGCCGTGTTCGCACGCTGCGGCGCGTATCACCGCACGTACTCGATGGCGCATTTCCTGTCCCACGAAGCCGCGCACGTGTACGTGCGGCCGGCCTAG
- a CDS encoding acyl-CoA ligase (AMP-forming), exosortase A system-associated, with protein MNALISVADLLEHGAQRWPQHPAYADGGGTLTYDQLARAVRRAAAVLAARGVQPGERIAIYAPKRIETVVAMLAANALGAIFVPVNPQLKEAQIEHIVADSGAALFVTGAQRLKRLPALAALVGERVMLMEALADAIDSPGTDTPASAAAAAGRPVDDDPAALLYTSGSTGKPKGVVVSHRNLVSGAFSVAAYQGLAEDDVVLGVLPLSFDAGLSQLTTALASGACYTPLDFLQPAEVPRHCDAFGVTSITGVPPLWMQLASAGWSDAARTRIRRFANTGGHLATPLLHRLQALFTQASPYLMYGLTEAFRSTYLAPADAALRPTSIGKAVPNAEILVLRADGSECAADEPGELVHRGAFVTLGYWNRPELTAQRFRPLPRRHGEIPRPDVAVWSGDIVRRDADGYLYFVARGDDMIKTSGYRVSPTEVEDVLFALPHIREAAVFGVPHPALGEAIAACVVSTLDADACRADIARACRDALPTYMNPLVVEPLPALPRNPNGKIDRPALKAQYRDAFARPNLEETAA; from the coding sequence ATGAATGCATTGATCAGCGTCGCCGACCTGCTCGAACACGGCGCGCAGCGCTGGCCGCAGCATCCGGCGTATGCCGACGGCGGCGGCACACTGACTTACGACCAGCTCGCCCGCGCGGTCCGGCGCGCCGCCGCCGTGCTTGCGGCGCGCGGCGTGCAGCCCGGCGAACGCATCGCGATCTACGCGCCGAAGCGCATCGAAACCGTGGTCGCGATGCTCGCGGCCAACGCACTCGGCGCGATCTTCGTACCGGTCAATCCGCAGTTGAAGGAAGCGCAGATCGAACACATCGTCGCCGATAGCGGCGCCGCGCTGTTCGTGACCGGCGCGCAGCGGCTCAAGCGCCTGCCGGCGCTCGCCGCGCTCGTCGGCGAACGCGTGATGCTGATGGAGGCACTGGCCGATGCGATCGACTCGCCCGGCACCGACACGCCGGCGTCGGCAGCGGCCGCCGCCGGCCGCCCGGTCGACGACGATCCGGCCGCGCTGCTCTACACGTCCGGCTCGACCGGCAAGCCGAAAGGCGTCGTCGTGTCGCACCGCAACCTGGTGTCGGGCGCGTTCAGCGTCGCCGCGTACCAGGGGCTCGCCGAAGACGACGTCGTGCTCGGCGTCCTGCCGCTCAGCTTCGATGCGGGCCTGAGCCAGCTCACGACCGCGCTGGCGTCCGGCGCATGCTATACGCCGCTCGACTTCCTGCAGCCGGCCGAAGTGCCGCGCCATTGCGACGCGTTCGGCGTCACGTCGATCACCGGCGTGCCGCCGCTGTGGATGCAGCTCGCGTCCGCCGGCTGGAGCGATGCCGCGCGCACGCGGATCCGCCGCTTCGCGAATACCGGCGGGCATCTCGCGACACCGCTGCTGCACCGCCTGCAGGCGCTGTTCACGCAAGCGTCGCCCTACCTGATGTACGGGCTCACCGAGGCCTTCCGCTCGACGTACCTCGCACCGGCCGACGCGGCACTGCGCCCGACGTCGATCGGCAAGGCCGTGCCGAACGCGGAAATCCTCGTGCTGCGCGCGGACGGCAGCGAATGCGCGGCCGACGAACCCGGCGAACTCGTGCATCGCGGCGCGTTCGTCACGCTCGGCTACTGGAACCGGCCCGAGCTGACCGCGCAGCGCTTTCGCCCGCTGCCGCGCCGGCACGGCGAGATCCCGCGCCCGGACGTCGCCGTGTGGTCCGGCGACATCGTGCGGCGCGACGCGGACGGCTATCTGTATTTCGTCGCGCGCGGCGACGACATGATCAAGACGTCCGGCTATCGCGTGAGCCCGACCGAGGTCGAGGACGTGCTGTTCGCGTTGCCGCACATCCGCGAGGCCGCCGTGTTCGGCGTGCCGCACCCGGCGCTCGGCGAAGCGATCGCCGCGTGCGTCGTGTCGACGCTCGACGCCGACGCGTGCCGCGCCGACATCGCGCGGGCGTGCCGCGACGCGTTGCCCACCTACATGAACCCGCTCGTCGTCGAGCCGCTGCCGGCGTTGCCGCGCAACCCGAACGGCAAGATCGACCGACCGGCGCTGAAAGCGCAGTATCGCGACGCATTCGCGCGCCCGAACCTCGAGGAGACCGCCGCATGA
- a CDS encoding acyl-CoA dehydrogenase, producing MSAYKVSLRELRFFLWELFEADRHFLEHGPYSAHDRASVDALLERARDFALDLGRSYQQADVEGCTLLDDGQVRIPSHFHALWARFRDEWSNTLFGTAHGLPPIVTQMIYEMFMGANPSFMTYGGFTRPAIKLLQMHGTPHQKALVAPLEAYRWDACFCATEPQAGTDLTAVALRATPLERDVYAIDGEKVYISAGMHELTENTLYFVLGRIDTASPDSFSLSCLVVPRFWPDEATGELQPNHVDCIGLPRKMGLKGCANTHLVFGANGTTKGWLLGGRRNVGLLQLMPLMNQARMSTGMFGVGVASSAYLHAVEYAGRRLQGRPIERASNTNAARVAIVEHADVQRMLVDMKSRVDGCRGLLGKLAATATRAAMLEATPDADPAEIERHRKLQLLLTPICKAFISDQAWRICETAIQVHGGLGYTDASPVEQNARDVKILSIWEGTNYIQAQDLVRDKLGFGRHSRLIQYYRDELDAFLAHQHQPGTHAELRPLFDALRAGADRIAVALDDIARDVQDGHTHRSSQFYTRFLEMFGVVTSAWVLLESATIAARRLDAPETADAPAELAFYRGKLKSARYYFANVLPVVDQHAAVIAAMAHAAISVSSDELAAAE from the coding sequence ATGAGCGCATACAAGGTCAGCCTGCGCGAACTGCGCTTCTTTCTGTGGGAACTGTTCGAGGCCGACCGGCACTTTCTCGAACATGGGCCGTACAGCGCGCACGATCGCGCGTCGGTCGATGCGCTGCTCGAACGCGCACGCGATTTCGCGCTCGACCTCGGCCGCAGCTACCAGCAGGCCGACGTCGAGGGCTGCACGCTGCTCGACGACGGACAGGTACGGATTCCTTCGCATTTCCACGCGCTGTGGGCGCGCTTTCGCGACGAGTGGTCGAACACGCTGTTCGGCACCGCGCACGGGCTGCCGCCGATCGTCACGCAGATGATCTACGAGATGTTCATGGGCGCGAATCCGTCGTTCATGACCTACGGCGGCTTCACGCGCCCCGCGATCAAGCTGCTGCAGATGCACGGCACGCCGCACCAGAAAGCGCTCGTCGCGCCGCTCGAAGCGTACCGCTGGGACGCGTGCTTCTGCGCGACCGAGCCGCAGGCCGGCACCGACCTCACCGCGGTCGCGCTGCGCGCGACGCCGCTCGAACGCGACGTCTACGCGATCGACGGCGAGAAGGTCTATATCTCGGCCGGCATGCACGAACTGACGGAAAACACGCTGTACTTCGTGCTCGGCCGCATCGACACGGCGTCGCCGGATTCGTTCTCGCTGTCGTGCCTCGTCGTGCCGCGCTTCTGGCCCGACGAGGCAACCGGCGAGCTGCAACCGAACCACGTCGACTGCATCGGCCTGCCGCGCAAGATGGGGCTGAAGGGTTGCGCGAACACGCACCTCGTGTTCGGCGCGAACGGCACAACCAAGGGCTGGCTGCTCGGCGGCCGGCGCAACGTCGGGTTGCTGCAGCTGATGCCGCTGATGAACCAGGCGCGGATGAGCACCGGAATGTTCGGCGTCGGCGTCGCGTCGAGCGCGTACCTGCACGCGGTCGAGTATGCGGGCCGCCGGTTGCAGGGCCGGCCGATCGAGCGCGCGTCGAACACGAACGCCGCGCGTGTCGCGATCGTCGAGCACGCGGACGTGCAGCGCATGCTGGTCGACATGAAAAGCCGCGTGGACGGCTGCCGCGGGCTGCTCGGCAAGCTCGCGGCGACCGCGACGCGCGCGGCGATGCTCGAAGCGACGCCCGACGCCGACCCGGCCGAGATCGAACGCCATCGCAAGCTGCAACTGCTGCTGACGCCGATCTGCAAGGCGTTCATCTCCGACCAGGCGTGGCGCATCTGCGAGACGGCGATCCAGGTGCACGGCGGGCTCGGCTACACCGACGCGAGCCCCGTCGAGCAGAACGCGCGCGACGTGAAGATCCTGTCGATCTGGGAAGGCACGAACTACATCCAGGCGCAGGATCTCGTGCGCGACAAGCTGGGCTTCGGCCGTCACTCGCGGCTGATCCAGTACTACCGCGACGAACTCGACGCGTTCCTCGCCCATCAGCATCAACCCGGCACGCATGCGGAGCTGCGGCCGCTGTTCGACGCGCTGCGCGCGGGCGCCGACCGCATCGCCGTCGCGCTCGACGACATCGCGCGCGACGTGCAGGACGGCCACACGCATCGCAGCAGCCAGTTCTACACGCGCTTCCTGGAGATGTTCGGCGTGGTCACGTCGGCGTGGGTGCTGCTCGAATCGGCGACGATCGCCGCGCGCCGGCTCGACGCGCCCGAAACGGCCGACGCGCCGGCCGAGCTCGCGTTCTATCGCGGCAAGCTGAAAAGCGCGCGCTATTACTTCGCGAACGTGCTGCCCGTCGTCGACCAGCACGCGGCCGTGATCGCCGCGATGGCGCACGCGGCGATCAGCGTCAGCAGCGACGAACTTGCCGCGGCGGAATGA
- a CDS encoding citrate/2-methylcitrate synthase, producing the protein MDTTLDSRTSIPAAGDAPRNLLGRAATRHRGTDIDGATLDPEALRVRDLDLNALIGATTFEGALAHLWFDVAPGSAAHRAHEATLGARLAAFADALAPGSVGQSVAADLGAAGVAPVFAAASGLLRGLDDVTGRVRGPAPDDADLDTMLLCAAAAPFLLHAAIEGRPFAAGTAGRVSLDAAATQAQRMLVLTGATRGDAPAQAAMDMLLVAWHAGFGYITPTVLAPRVAIGTGVTLAQAIASGFLASGPSHVGAALEAMQWLAALARSVPGGAGAPPAALDAAGRGAIDAALDAKRTLYGFGHPLFVADPRPPHLRGRFAACGFDGGYVTLFDACCAQADARRALRPNIDFLTAATLLELGVAAPSWGVGVGLGARIAAMAAHAVERRRRPAFGVNSATARRLLAAVPVGWL; encoded by the coding sequence ATGGACACGACACTCGATTCCCGCACCTCCATCCCCGCGGCCGGCGATGCGCCGCGCAACCTGCTGGGCCGCGCGGCGACGCGCCATCGCGGCACCGACATCGACGGCGCGACGCTCGACCCCGAAGCGCTGCGCGTGCGCGACCTCGACCTGAACGCGCTGATCGGTGCGACGACGTTCGAAGGCGCGCTCGCGCATCTGTGGTTCGACGTCGCGCCCGGCAGCGCCGCGCATCGCGCGCACGAGGCGACGCTCGGTGCGCGGCTCGCGGCGTTCGCCGACGCGCTGGCGCCGGGCTCGGTCGGCCAGTCGGTCGCCGCCGATCTCGGCGCGGCAGGCGTCGCGCCGGTGTTCGCGGCCGCGTCCGGCCTGCTGCGCGGCCTCGACGACGTGACCGGGCGCGTGCGCGGCCCGGCGCCGGACGATGCCGATCTCGACACGATGCTGCTGTGCGCGGCCGCCGCGCCGTTCCTGCTGCACGCGGCGATCGAGGGCCGGCCGTTCGCCGCCGGCACGGCCGGCCGCGTGTCGCTCGACGCGGCCGCGACGCAAGCGCAACGCATGCTCGTGCTGACCGGCGCGACGCGCGGCGATGCGCCGGCGCAAGCGGCCATGGACATGCTGCTCGTCGCCTGGCACGCCGGCTTCGGCTACATCACGCCGACCGTGCTCGCGCCGCGCGTCGCGATCGGCACCGGCGTCACGCTGGCGCAGGCGATCGCGTCCGGCTTCCTCGCCAGCGGGCCGTCGCACGTCGGCGCGGCGCTCGAAGCGATGCAGTGGCTCGCGGCGCTCGCCCGCTCGGTGCCGGGCGGCGCCGGCGCGCCGCCGGCCGCGCTCGACGCGGCCGGGCGCGGGGCGATCGATGCGGCGCTCGACGCGAAGCGCACGCTGTACGGCTTCGGCCATCCGCTGTTCGTCGCCGATCCGCGTCCGCCGCACCTGCGCGGCCGGTTCGCGGCATGCGGCTTCGACGGCGGCTACGTGACGCTGTTCGACGCGTGCTGCGCGCAGGCCGACGCGCGCCGCGCGCTGCGGCCGAACATCGATTTCCTGACCGCCGCGACGCTGCTCGAACTCGGCGTCGCCGCGCCGTCGTGGGGCGTCGGCGTCGGGCTCGGCGCGCGCATCGCGGCGATGGCCGCGCATGCGGTCGAACGGCGCCGCCGCCCCGCGTTCGGCGTCAACAGCGCGACCGCGCGACGGCTCCTGGCCGCCGTGCCGGTCGGCTGGCTGTGA
- a CDS encoding class I SAM-dependent methyltransferase codes for MLLKNLRPANDYDRFATETLEPWDLLFISRIRQLARGMTPGTIADIGTATGVVPVRLATDPAMRGWRYVGIDLDPAMLDEGRPRIRELGLDDTIEMRVGDALALPFDDGTLTMAVGRATLHHLPDKALSLTEMYRVLEPGGIALVHDMRRDAPQHLLDRFTEMRAAADYPPTHVEEKITLDEAHALVAAAGLAAVASIYSPSAGLGALGFEILLKKPALA; via the coding sequence ATGCTGCTCAAGAACCTGCGCCCGGCGAACGACTACGATCGCTTCGCCACCGAAACGCTCGAACCCTGGGACCTGCTGTTCATCAGTCGCATCCGCCAGCTGGCGCGCGGGATGACGCCCGGCACGATCGCCGACATCGGCACGGCCACCGGCGTCGTGCCGGTGCGCCTGGCGACCGATCCGGCGATGCGCGGCTGGCGTTACGTCGGCATCGACCTCGATCCGGCGATGCTCGACGAAGGCCGCCCGCGCATCCGCGAACTCGGGCTCGACGACACGATCGAGATGCGCGTCGGCGACGCGCTCGCGCTGCCGTTCGACGACGGCACGCTGACGATGGCGGTCGGCCGCGCGACGCTGCATCACCTGCCCGACAAGGCGCTCAGCCTGACCGAGATGTATCGCGTGCTGGAGCCGGGCGGCATCGCGCTCGTGCACGACATGCGCCGCGACGCGCCGCAGCACCTGCTCGACCGCTTCACCGAGATGCGCGCGGCCGCCGACTATCCGCCGACCCACGTCGAGGAAAAAATCACGCTCGACGAAGCGCATGCGCTCGTCGCCGCGGCCGGCCTCGCGGCGGTGGCGTCGATCTACAGCCCGAGCGCGGGGCTCGGCGCGCTCGGCTTCGAAATCCTGCTGAAGAAACCGGCGCTGGCCTGA
- a CDS encoding TauD/TfdA family dioxygenase, translating to MTDLAFLAAHAAARLGADDVHCAAVAPGATLPLCVTPRSAELATSPEMFVAWYRSRLDTIDTLLDACGALLWRGFAVPDTAAFGRLGALYPAHANGYTAGAAPRRQIDGQVYESTRMPPPFRIGLHQEMAYMPAFPRLVAFYCRQPADAGGETPICDMRRVTARVPAALRARFAERGVMYLRNFAAPGDRADDLAANPNLPFAAYHRPWDDAFGTTDRDEVQRLCAQRGVGCRWLDDGSVTVSHVGSALRTHPRTGETVWFNQASAQHPNPRSMGELSYRYLQRMYGTRAAFPYEIRYGDGTPMPFDDLVAIYDALDVEERAFPWQAGDVLVVDNMLVAHGRNPYRGARDTQVMLFD from the coding sequence ATGACCGATCTCGCCTTCCTCGCCGCCCATGCCGCCGCGCGGCTCGGCGCCGACGACGTGCATTGCGCGGCGGTCGCGCCTGGCGCGACGCTGCCGCTGTGCGTGACGCCGCGCAGTGCCGAACTCGCGACGTCGCCGGAGATGTTCGTCGCGTGGTACCGCTCGCGGCTCGACACGATCGACACGCTCCTCGACGCATGCGGCGCGCTGCTGTGGCGCGGCTTCGCGGTGCCCGACACCGCCGCGTTCGGCCGCCTCGGCGCGCTCTATCCGGCGCACGCGAACGGCTATACGGCCGGCGCCGCCCCGCGCCGGCAGATCGACGGCCAGGTCTACGAGTCGACCCGCATGCCGCCGCCGTTCAGGATCGGGCTGCATCAGGAGATGGCTTACATGCCCGCGTTCCCGCGCCTCGTCGCGTTCTACTGCCGGCAGCCGGCCGACGCGGGCGGCGAGACGCCGATCTGCGACATGCGCCGCGTGACCGCGCGCGTGCCGGCCGCGCTGCGCGCGCGGTTCGCCGAACGCGGCGTGATGTATCTGCGCAATTTCGCGGCGCCGGGCGACCGCGCTGACGACCTCGCCGCGAACCCGAACCTGCCGTTCGCCGCCTACCACCGGCCGTGGGACGACGCATTCGGCACGACGGATCGCGACGAGGTCCAGCGACTGTGCGCGCAACGCGGTGTCGGCTGCCGCTGGCTCGACGACGGCAGCGTGACCGTGTCGCACGTCGGCAGCGCGCTGCGCACGCATCCGCGCACCGGCGAGACGGTGTGGTTCAACCAGGCGAGCGCGCAGCACCCGAATCCGCGTTCGATGGGCGAGCTCAGCTATCGCTACCTGCAGCGCATGTACGGCACACGCGCCGCGTTCCCGTACGAGATCCGCTACGGCGACGGCACGCCGATGCCGTTCGACGATCTGGTAGCGATCTACGACGCGCTCGACGTCGAGGAGCGGGCGTTCCCGTGGCAGGCCGGCGACGTGCTCGTCGTCGACAACATGCTGGTCGCGCACGGCCGCAACCCGTACCGCGGTGCGCGCGACACGCAGGTCATGCTGTTCGACTGA
- a CDS encoding ATP-binding cassette domain-containing protein, with translation MSVSFLASVRAMFGAPAAFDRPQRAGLPPLPDAHAPGAALGARAIDVTAGDFRFRARHVRFRLGAITAIVGPNGSGKTTLLETLLGFRRGGSDVRVLDVPAERFMRDSRSLQRIGAQLQKVEYPDHLRVSEIVALHRAMYAHTDAVIVDALGIAELLDKPCRALSKGQRQRVDLYVALAHRPELAVLDEPFTGLDRRYAGVVIDLLRDRARGASVAMICHSEEELSVVDDLVWVRDGGVRYQGDRDTLRAELVGDARAVLHCRDEADARALHKRLAALPGVTGVRVSAAHVVEAFGDATLHPNVHRIVGERGIQHLALAPSTLGDLLRLCTEGPTHD, from the coding sequence ATGAGCGTTTCGTTTCTTGCGTCGGTGCGCGCGATGTTCGGCGCGCCCGCCGCGTTCGACCGGCCGCAGCGCGCAGGCCTGCCGCCGCTGCCCGATGCGCATGCGCCGGGCGCGGCGCTCGGCGCGCGCGCGATCGACGTCACGGCCGGCGATTTCCGCTTCCGCGCGCGCCACGTGCGGTTCCGGCTCGGCGCGATCACCGCGATCGTCGGGCCGAACGGCTCGGGCAAGACCACGCTGCTCGAAACGCTGCTCGGCTTCCGGCGCGGCGGCAGCGACGTGCGCGTGCTCGACGTGCCGGCCGAGCGCTTCATGCGCGATTCGCGGTCGCTGCAGCGGATCGGCGCGCAATTGCAGAAGGTCGAGTATCCCGATCATCTGCGCGTCTCGGAGATCGTCGCGCTGCACCGCGCGATGTACGCGCACACCGATGCGGTGATCGTCGATGCGCTCGGCATCGCCGAACTGCTCGACAAGCCGTGCCGCGCGCTGTCGAAGGGGCAGCGCCAGCGCGTGGACCTGTACGTCGCGCTCGCGCACCGGCCCGAGCTGGCCGTGCTCGACGAGCCGTTCACGGGCCTCGACCGCCGCTATGCGGGCGTCGTGATCGACCTGCTGCGCGATCGCGCGCGGGGCGCGAGCGTCGCGATGATCTGCCATTCCGAGGAAGAGCTGAGCGTGGTAGACGATCTCGTCTGGGTGCGCGACGGCGGCGTGCGCTACCAGGGCGACCGGGACACGCTGCGCGCCGAGCTCGTCGGCGACGCGCGCGCGGTCCTGCATTGCCGCGACGAAGCCGACGCGCGCGCGCTGCACAAGCGGCTCGCGGCGCTGCCCGGCGTGACCGGCGTGCGCGTGTCGGCCGCGCACGTGGTCGAGGCGTTCGGCGATGCGACGCTGCATCCGAACGTGCACCGGATCGTCGGCGAACGCGGCATCCAGCATCTCGCGCTCGCGCCGAGCACGCTGGGCGACCTGCTGCGCCTGTGCACCGAGGGCCCGACCCATGACTAA